One genomic window of Mogibacterium diversum includes the following:
- a CDS encoding leucine-rich repeat protein: MKKILLSLLLVVTLAIPLPAFAGATGAESQAGAEAQTEAPTSNSTDFEKWTSEDFTYTDMSKTIYGCDYTRTVNIEGKAISGFSAKGEAKFAKNKKLVLPSKDDKGNTLVGVASNAFQKKGVESVTFPSGMLASYNDTVTHKITRRGNFVIAEGAFEGNNLTNVNLPDGVLAVLPNAFMNNKIKTVTLPRTIWWLETQAFSNNQISKVNFPLTTYFQLEMHGMTFANNKIKSVRLPDYTAVVNKFVFVGNPGMEELSAEGKAALKGNFANSGVVYMYSENYDHKNMDRIHTTDKTTANTKSWVQKLITNEGTPETTNNDTESWNVNDFTFDGQKITGLSESGKAKRKVNKALVLPDYNSELDKVTEIADTDSATGLFATADEKFDSVTLPMDLEKVGKNAFRDSGLKEVAFSPVLKSIGDTAFQGNGIKTVVLPDTLTSLGRGAFATNPALEKIDLPNGLTEIPDSAFGCSDNKNWMAGLTSIEIPSSVKKIGARAFAGNNFSSITVPKGVTEIGEYAFATKNYLLKDAEICKLELPEGLTSIGRYAFRNKKIAEVKLPETVEALPKNVFAKEVTSASGKTEAYSLVTKVYVDDVTKYTDTSKFPKSEFHKILSDDVNVWNAEDFTYADITLDSNNSPAPAQDNMNIITGTIHVVSGLTDSGKAKLANNKNLVVPAVDDDGHKVQGVGNSAFKGLGLESVELPKNVKAPSKGLWDSSVTTRGDFFIGASAFQGNSLTELTVPEGVIYIGSNAFSKNKLKSARFPSTLMMIGNGAFSNNEIANLDFSKATDYPLSIDNMAFAINNIESVQLPDKTEKVSKWAFLRNAGKAPVTTGNANEKKGGIVYMYINDPGSLVEDIGNGKSNVQLLKANQNIPSDESPWNSDDFTYNAAGTVVTGLTESGKAKLKKNDTLVIPETSTSGVNIVAVGNGVNNALASNGQIGTFGFADAGKVYVPKAVKLPSTIKQIGDFAFAGTIDNTAKKVYGVTNVNLPDGLESIGNSAFLNARLTSIVLPNSVTKLGTGAFNGTDLAEKIVISKSLKEIPDVAFGRTNDTVGLADKAAVTDIVIPEGVTDIGRRAFVGCKATTVSLPESLKKIGDNAFMNNQLSEVTIPGGVTSIGKSAFEKTAEAIPASLKSLKLKEGFNGAIGSNAFRGQLLSSVELPKSFTNISGIDKRAFRDNPVKPTLLTESKSVVDAYNSLPNKADLTYVIKYDNLVGSGWTSEDFTYSADGATITGLTASGIAKRNGGNHNLVLPNESPSGVVITAIGDAAFAIPEAEVTVGKYDFTSENGFESVKLPNKLKSIGARAFEYNMLKGVDLEAATELTKIGTSAFHGNHIVKLHIPDSVNELGEGAFTANSIVDLKLSRNVTKIPQAAFSMNIRLREIEIPNTVTEIGQMAFAGARLESLNIPASVRKIGEKAFHLHHLTELTIPGTVKEIGDSAFEGTYKSLTLTSLKIEEGVEHIGKFAFKEGLLTSVDLPKSLKTLGSEPFMNNTGTDANHVVILRTVNPDHLAFNTGATTHRVMMSKAMITFDANGGTVEKGYAVLDDNGRVDSLPTPTAPDALHEFEGWFTEREGGKKATASEKFDDGTKLYAHWKENTSWNEKDFTANGDTITGLSEVGKAKLAVNPNLKLPAVVNGTAIKKIGTGAFAPAKTGGNPINSVVIPEGVAEIGQAAFSGANLKSLELPKSVKTIGKMAFSGAPLENVEFSEGLESIGDNAFEGHKLTKVKLPDSLKAIGKSAFKSRSPERASIKEVELGKSLQSIGREAFANQNIKEIKVPETLKDVPANAFKGNVLDGKDAKVKLISSNKDQRKGAGAYANFKVKDPAATFYVPYKVELLSNDEDAKTTELTTDENGKVTLNALPNKDACTTFKGWFTAKTGGTKVDGTEAFTEDTKLYAHWLVSHDLEEIAATEPTTDADGNIRYWHCKKCDKYYRDSDAKHEIKKSETVIPKITYNFETGDNALWTKGDGDLLFVVKRSVDDANTFDNYYNDKVLLDGNELVKDVDYTAAKGSVRVTLKKAVLDRQSTGSHTLTVAFKDKRGGASTSFTIRTKNQPIVNGNTSSSNGNRNARAKYRGYRVSRAVKTGDTTAIALYLAMIAIASGSLAVFSRKRKSEK; this comes from the coding sequence ATGAAGAAAATTTTGCTTTCGCTCCTATTAGTGGTGACCTTAGCGATTCCACTGCCCGCATTTGCGGGAGCAACAGGAGCAGAATCCCAGGCTGGTGCTGAGGCGCAAACAGAAGCACCTACAAGTAACAGTACGGATTTTGAGAAATGGACTAGTGAGGACTTCACTTATACAGACATGAGCAAGACTATTTACGGGTGCGACTATACCAGAACCGTAAATATCGAAGGAAAGGCGATAAGTGGCTTCTCGGCAAAGGGAGAAGCGAAGTTTGCCAAGAACAAGAAGCTCGTGCTGCCATCAAAGGATGATAAGGGTAATACGCTCGTTGGTGTTGCTAGCAATGCCTTCCAGAAGAAGGGCGTTGAGTCGGTGACTTTCCCGTCGGGCATGCTCGCGTCATACAACGATACAGTTACGCACAAGATTACTCGCAGAGGTAACTTCGTGATTGCAGAGGGAGCTTTTGAGGGGAATAACTTGACCAATGTAAATCTGCCGGACGGCGTGCTTGCAGTTCTTCCAAATGCTTTCATGAATAACAAGATTAAGACCGTGACCCTGCCGAGAACTATCTGGTGGCTCGAGACACAAGCTTTCTCGAACAACCAGATCAGCAAGGTTAATTTTCCGCTGACAACTTATTTCCAGCTGGAAATGCACGGCATGACCTTTGCAAATAACAAGATTAAGTCTGTCAGACTGCCCGACTATACAGCGGTAGTTAACAAGTTTGTATTTGTTGGGAATCCGGGCATGGAAGAGCTTTCGGCAGAGGGCAAGGCTGCGCTCAAAGGCAATTTTGCAAATAGCGGCGTGGTATACATGTACTCCGAGAACTACGATCATAAGAATATGGATAGAATCCATACGACGGACAAGACGACCGCTAATACTAAGTCTTGGGTACAGAAGCTAATCACAAACGAAGGAACTCCGGAAACCACCAACAATGACACTGAGTCGTGGAATGTAAATGACTTTACATTTGACGGGCAGAAGATAACCGGTCTCAGCGAGAGCGGTAAGGCGAAGCGCAAGGTTAACAAGGCTCTCGTGCTCCCTGACTATAATTCGGAGCTGGATAAAGTTACCGAGATTGCGGATACGGATTCGGCAACTGGACTATTTGCAACTGCGGACGAGAAGTTCGATTCTGTAACACTTCCTATGGACCTAGAGAAGGTTGGTAAGAACGCATTCCGCGATTCGGGACTCAAAGAGGTGGCTTTCTCACCAGTCCTCAAGAGCATTGGAGATACTGCGTTCCAGGGTAATGGTATCAAGACTGTAGTTCTGCCTGATACCTTGACGTCGCTAGGCAGGGGCGCATTTGCGACAAATCCTGCTCTTGAGAAAATAGACCTACCTAATGGGCTGACAGAGATTCCTGACAGCGCATTCGGTTGCAGTGATAACAAGAACTGGATGGCAGGACTCACTTCCATTGAGATTCCATCCAGCGTCAAGAAGATAGGTGCTAGAGCGTTTGCAGGAAACAACTTCTCGAGTATCACAGTTCCTAAGGGCGTTACAGAGATTGGCGAATATGCTTTTGCTACCAAGAACTACCTTCTGAAGGATGCTGAGATATGTAAGCTTGAGCTACCAGAGGGACTTACTTCTATCGGTAGATATGCGTTTAGAAATAAGAAAATAGCCGAAGTTAAGCTTCCAGAAACTGTAGAGGCACTGCCAAAGAACGTATTTGCTAAGGAAGTTACTTCCGCATCAGGAAAGACAGAGGCATACAGCCTAGTGACAAAGGTGTATGTTGATGACGTTACAAAGTATACAGATACAAGTAAATTCCCAAAATCTGAATTCCACAAAATACTCTCTGATGACGTAAACGTGTGGAATGCAGAGGATTTCACATACGCAGACATTACTCTAGACAGCAACAATTCACCTGCACCAGCGCAGGATAACATGAACATCATCACTGGAACTATCCACGTTGTAAGCGGTCTCACAGATAGCGGCAAAGCAAAGCTTGCAAACAACAAGAACCTAGTAGTCCCAGCCGTAGATGATGATGGACACAAAGTTCAGGGCGTTGGAAATAGTGCTTTTAAGGGGCTCGGCCTAGAGAGCGTTGAGCTACCTAAGAATGTAAAGGCCCCAAGCAAAGGTCTATGGGATAGTAGCGTGACTACGCGAGGTGACTTCTTTATCGGAGCAAGTGCATTTCAGGGCAACAGCCTGACAGAGCTTACAGTTCCAGAAGGAGTAATCTATATCGGAAGTAACGCATTCAGCAAGAACAAGCTAAAGTCGGCTCGCTTCCCATCGACACTTATGATGATTGGTAATGGGGCATTTTCAAATAATGAGATTGCAAACCTTGATTTCTCTAAGGCTACGGATTATCCGCTCTCTATCGATAACATGGCGTTTGCTATTAACAACATTGAATCTGTTCAGCTACCTGATAAAACCGAAAAGGTGTCGAAGTGGGCATTTCTCAGAAATGCAGGAAAGGCTCCTGTTACAACGGGCAATGCTAACGAGAAAAAGGGCGGCATCGTGTACATGTACATAAACGATCCAGGTTCACTCGTTGAGGATATCGGAAATGGAAAGTCTAACGTACAGCTTCTCAAGGCAAATCAGAACATTCCAAGTGACGAATCTCCTTGGAACAGCGATGATTTCACATATAATGCCGCTGGAACTGTGGTTACAGGACTAACAGAATCCGGCAAAGCTAAGCTCAAGAAGAATGACACACTCGTGATTCCTGAGACCAGCACAAGCGGAGTTAATATAGTTGCAGTTGGAAACGGTGTTAACAATGCGCTTGCTAGTAACGGTCAGATTGGAACATTCGGATTTGCAGATGCGGGTAAGGTGTATGTGCCAAAGGCTGTTAAGCTGCCATCGACAATAAAGCAGATCGGCGACTTTGCATTTGCAGGGACTATCGACAACACGGCTAAGAAGGTATATGGAGTGACTAATGTAAATCTGCCGGATGGACTTGAGTCGATTGGTAATTCTGCATTCCTCAATGCTAGGCTAACATCCATTGTCCTTCCAAATTCAGTTACAAAGCTCGGAACTGGTGCGTTTAACGGAACTGATTTGGCAGAGAAGATAGTTATCTCGAAGTCGCTGAAGGAAATACCTGATGTGGCATTCGGGAGAACTAACGACACAGTGGGGCTTGCTGACAAGGCGGCGGTTACTGACATCGTAATCCCTGAAGGCGTTACAGATATTGGAAGAAGAGCGTTTGTCGGCTGTAAAGCCACTACAGTTAGCCTCCCAGAGAGCCTGAAGAAGATAGGTGACAATGCATTTATGAACAATCAGCTTTCAGAGGTCACTATCCCAGGAGGCGTTACGAGCATAGGAAAATCTGCGTTTGAGAAGACTGCAGAGGCAATCCCAGCTTCGCTGAAATCACTCAAGCTCAAGGAAGGCTTCAATGGAGCTATAGGTTCAAATGCGTTCAGAGGACAGCTTTTGTCATCGGTTGAGCTACCTAAGTCATTCACGAATATTAGCGGAATAGACAAGAGGGCATTTAGAGATAACCCAGTAAAACCAACACTGCTGACAGAAAGCAAGTCGGTAGTGGATGCTTATAACAGCCTCCCTAACAAAGCGGATCTCACATACGTTATAAAGTACGACAATCTAGTTGGCAGCGGCTGGACTAGCGAGGACTTCACATATAGCGCTGACGGAGCGACTATCACGGGGCTTACAGCAAGCGGAATTGCGAAGAGAAACGGTGGAAACCACAACCTGGTTCTTCCAAATGAATCACCATCAGGCGTGGTGATTACGGCTATAGGTGATGCTGCATTTGCGATCCCTGAAGCAGAGGTAACTGTTGGAAAGTACGATTTCACCTCGGAGAACGGATTTGAATCGGTTAAGTTACCTAATAAGCTGAAGTCTATAGGTGCAAGAGCATTCGAATACAACATGCTTAAGGGTGTCGACCTCGAGGCGGCTACAGAGCTAACGAAGATTGGAACCAGCGCATTCCACGGCAATCACATCGTGAAGCTGCACATTCCAGATTCAGTTAATGAGCTCGGCGAGGGAGCTTTCACAGCGAATTCAATCGTTGACCTGAAGCTATCAAGGAACGTTACAAAGATTCCGCAAGCTGCATTCTCGATGAACATTCGTCTTCGTGAGATTGAGATTCCGAATACAGTTACAGAGATCGGTCAGATGGCATTTGCAGGAGCTAGACTTGAATCACTCAATATTCCAGCGTCTGTAAGAAAGATTGGTGAGAAGGCGTTCCACCTCCATCACCTAACCGAGCTGACTATACCTGGAACAGTTAAGGAAATCGGGGACTCTGCATTTGAAGGAACATATAAATCTCTGACGCTGACAAGCCTCAAAATCGAGGAAGGTGTTGAGCACATCGGAAAGTTCGCATTTAAGGAAGGTCTCCTGACAAGCGTTGACCTACCAAAGTCACTCAAGACTTTAGGTAGTGAGCCTTTCATGAACAACACAGGAACTGATGCAAACCACGTCGTAATCTTGAGAACTGTAAATCCGGACCACCTGGCATTCAACACTGGTGCAACAACTCACCGTGTGATGATGTCTAAGGCGATGATCACATTCGATGCAAATGGCGGTACAGTTGAGAAAGGTTACGCTGTACTCGATGACAACGGCAGAGTAGATAGCCTACCAACACCGACAGCTCCGGATGCACTGCATGAATTCGAAGGCTGGTTTACAGAGCGTGAAGGCGGCAAGAAGGCAACTGCATCCGAGAAGTTCGATGATGGAACAAAGCTATATGCTCACTGGAAAGAGAACACTTCCTGGAATGAAAAGGACTTCACTGCTAATGGAGATACGATCACCGGTCTATCAGAGGTAGGAAAGGCAAAGCTCGCTGTAAATCCAAACCTCAAACTTCCTGCGGTAGTAAATGGTACTGCAATTAAGAAGATAGGAACTGGAGCATTTGCTCCTGCTAAGACAGGTGGAAATCCAATCAACTCAGTAGTAATCCCTGAGGGTGTAGCTGAGATTGGACAGGCGGCATTCTCTGGTGCAAATCTAAAGTCACTAGAGCTTCCAAAGTCAGTGAAGACAATCGGCAAAATGGCATTTAGCGGCGCTCCTCTCGAGAACGTTGAGTTCTCCGAGGGTCTTGAAAGTATCGGCGACAATGCATTTGAAGGACACAAGCTCACCAAGGTTAAGCTGCCAGATAGCCTAAAGGCTATCGGCAAGTCTGCATTCAAGAGCAGATCGCCAGAGCGTGCAAGCATCAAGGAAGTTGAGCTCGGTAAGTCGCTGCAGTCGATAGGAAGGGAAGCATTTGCTAACCAGAACATCAAGGAGATAAAGGTACCAGAGACTCTAAAGGATGTTCCCGCTAACGCATTCAAAGGTAACGTTTTGGATGGCAAGGATGCTAAGGTTAAGCTAATATCTTCTAATAAAGATCAGCGCAAGGGTGCTGGTGCTTACGCCAACTTCAAGGTAAAGGATCCAGCGGCAACATTCTATGTACCATATAAGGTGGAGCTTCTATCCAATGACGAAGATGCCAAGACGACAGAACTAACCACAGATGAAAACGGAAAGGTTACGCTAAACGCACTGCCTAACAAGGATGCGTGCACGACATTTAAGGGCTGGTTCACAGCTAAGACTGGTGGCACTAAGGTAGATGGCACAGAGGCGTTTACAGAAGACACTAAGCTATATGCACACTGGCTCGTGAGCCATGACCTCGAGGAGATTGCAGCAACTGAGCCAACAACTGACGCAGATGGAAATATCAGGTACTGGCACTGCAAGAAATGCGATAAATACTACCGTGACAGCGACGCAAAGCATGAGATTAAGAAGTCAGAAACAGTGATTCCAAAGATCACTTATAACTTCGAGACTGGAGACAATGCTCTTTGGACAAAGGGCGATGGCGACCTCCTCTTCGTCGTAAAGCGTAGCGTGGATGATGCGAATACATTTGATAACTACTATAACGATAAGGTTCTTCTCGATGGAAATGAGCTCGTAAAGGATGTTGACTATACAGCTGCAAAGGGGAGCGTAAGAGTTACCCTTAAGAAAGCAGTTCTCGATAGACAGAGCACAGGTAGCCATACCTTGACAGTCGCTTTCAAGGATAAGAGAGGTGGAGCTTCGACAAGCTTTACTATCAGAACTAAGAATCAGCCAATTGTAAATGGCAATACTTCAAGTTCAAATGGTAACAGAAATGCGAGAGCTAAGTATCGCGGATACAGAGTATCCAGAGCAGTGAAAACTGGTGATACAACAGCAATTGCGCTGTATCTGGCTATGATAGCTATTGCATCAGGCTCACTCGCAGTATTCTCAAGGAAGAGGAAGAGTGAAAAATAG
- the pepI gene encoding proline iminopeptidase, giving the protein MAKVTEGYMPFLGFETYYRVVGERKDNGKAPLICLHGGPGSTHNYYEVLDNLADDDDRQIIMYDQIGCGNSYLDGHKELWTQDTWLDELEALREHLGLDECHIIGQSWGGMMQIAYAIERKPKGVKSFVISSGHPSSSLWEKEGLRRIKMMPQNMQDAINHALETGDFSGEAYDEAVAEYMHRYCDYWIGEDAPECCTRPKKAGGEAYLYGWGPNEFAPTGSLKDFEYVDRLGEIKIPSLVCNGISDLCSPLIAKTIADGIPNSEWILWENARHTCFVDRHDDYCKVLIEWLNKYDK; this is encoded by the coding sequence ATGGCAAAGGTTACAGAAGGTTATATGCCTTTTCTCGGTTTCGAAACTTATTACAGAGTCGTAGGCGAGAGAAAAGACAATGGCAAAGCACCGCTCATCTGTTTGCACGGTGGACCTGGTTCAACACACAACTACTACGAGGTTCTAGACAATCTCGCGGATGATGATGATCGTCAGATCATCATGTACGACCAGATTGGTTGCGGAAATTCATATCTAGATGGTCATAAGGAATTATGGACTCAGGATACATGGCTAGATGAGCTAGAGGCTCTAAGAGAGCACCTAGGACTAGACGAGTGCCATATCATCGGACAGTCATGGGGCGGCATGATGCAGATTGCATATGCTATCGAAAGAAAGCCTAAGGGTGTTAAGTCATTCGTTATTTCCAGTGGACATCCATCAAGCAGCCTCTGGGAGAAAGAAGGTCTAAGACGTATTAAGATGATGCCTCAGAATATGCAGGATGCAATCAATCACGCTCTTGAGACTGGAGATTTCTCTGGAGAGGCTTATGATGAAGCGGTAGCTGAGTATATGCACAGATACTGTGACTACTGGATTGGCGAAGATGCACCAGAGTGCTGTACACGTCCTAAGAAGGCTGGCGGCGAGGCATACCTATACGGATGGGGTCCAAATGAATTCGCCCCTACAGGTTCGCTAAAGGACTTCGAATATGTTGATAGACTAGGCGAGATTAAGATTCCTTCGCTTGTATGCAACGGAATCTCCGATCTCTGCTCACCGCTAATAGCTAAGACTATCGCAGATGGAATTCCAAACTCAGAGTGGATTCTCTGGGAGAACGCAAGACACACATGCTTCGTAGATAGACATGATGATTACTGCAAAGTGCTCATCGAGTGGCTCAACAAGTACGACAAGTAA
- a CDS encoding M24 family metallopeptidase, translating into MLNKSKLERVVAKMKEQDMPQMIITDPVSIFYMLDKWIIPGERMLALYINVNGDVQLVLNKLFPQTEDLGVPLTYYDDIEEPVGILAKFIEKDKTIGIDKNWPARFLLKLQDLGAGSKFVNGSVIVDKVRQIKDEHERQIMRESAKMIDEVMDKLIPWVAKGLTERELNAKCVELCKEVGFQGLSFDPITAYGKGGADPHHVTDDSKGKYGDSVVLDIGGMWNNYASDTTRTVFIGEINDRQREVYNVVLEANKRGIAAAKPGNKMSDVDKAARDYITEKGFGEYFTHRTGHSIGLEDHEVGDVSLVNDEIIEPGQCFSVEPGIYLYDEGIGVRIEDILYITEDGCEVLNGYPKEEPIVVPVEK; encoded by the coding sequence ATGCTTAATAAGTCTAAGCTAGAGAGAGTTGTTGCAAAGATGAAAGAGCAGGATATGCCACAGATGATCATCACTGATCCAGTTAGCATCTTCTATATGCTCGACAAGTGGATTATTCCTGGTGAGAGAATGCTCGCACTATACATCAATGTAAATGGAGATGTACAGCTTGTACTCAACAAGCTCTTCCCACAGACAGAAGACCTTGGTGTACCGCTAACATATTATGACGATATCGAGGAGCCTGTTGGAATTCTAGCTAAGTTCATTGAGAAGGATAAGACTATTGGTATTGATAAGAACTGGCCAGCAAGATTCCTTCTTAAGCTTCAGGATTTAGGTGCTGGAAGCAAGTTCGTAAACGGATCTGTAATCGTTGATAAGGTTAGACAGATTAAGGACGAGCATGAGCGTCAGATCATGAGAGAGTCTGCAAAGATGATTGACGAGGTTATGGATAAGCTTATTCCTTGGGTTGCTAAGGGCCTAACAGAGAGAGAGCTAAATGCTAAGTGTGTTGAGCTCTGCAAGGAAGTTGGATTCCAGGGTCTATCATTCGATCCTATCACAGCATACGGCAAGGGTGGAGCTGATCCACATCACGTAACTGATGATAGCAAGGGTAAGTACGGAGACTCCGTAGTACTTGATATCGGTGGTATGTGGAATAACTACGCATCCGATACTACAAGAACAGTATTTATCGGAGAGATTAACGACAGACAGAGAGAAGTTTATAATGTCGTTCTTGAAGCTAACAAGAGAGGTATCGCTGCTGCTAAGCCTGGCAACAAGATGAGCGATGTCGATAAGGCTGCAAGAGACTATATCACAGAGAAGGGCTTTGGCGAGTACTTCACACATAGAACTGGTCACTCAATCGGACTTGAGGATCACGAGGTTGGTGACGTATCTCTCGTAAATGACGAGATTATCGAGCCAGGACAGTGCTTCTCCGTAGAGCCTGGTATCTATCTATATGATGAGGGAATCGGTGTTCGTATTGAGGACATCCTATACATCACAGAAGATGGATGCGAAGTACTAAACGGATATCCTAAGGAAGAGCCAATCGTTGTTCCTGTGGAGAAATAA
- a CDS encoding aminopeptidase P family N-terminal domain-containing protein, with protein MTAAAERIAQLRKLMAERGIDAYVIPMADFHQSEYVGEHFKAIRFVTGFSGSYATVAITKDKAGLWTDGRYFTQVLTECEGSGIELMKMFVDDTPGTVEWVAQQVSDGGKVAFDGRVLSMGDGQAYEEAFAGRNVEIDYEQALVEEIWKDRPRLSEEPAWFLEEKYSGESTGSKLNRVREEMKKAGANIHLVASLDDVAWLLNMRGNDIDFFPLVLAYVIVREDSADLYVEEKKLNDDLRKMLKENNVNVHPYNDIYEDAKKVDASATALIDPMKMNYALYKNLPCKVVQGANPTILMKAIKNETEIRNVRNAELKDSVALTKFIYWLKNNYDKMKITELSASEKLTQLRSEQEGYVRDSFEPLHAFGAHAAMMHYSPTPESDVELKGGQMLLSDTGGGYLEGSTDITRTTILGSISDEMKKYYTAVYKSMQHLSAANFLYGNHGWSLDVLARQPIWDLNKDFQCGTGHGFGYLGSIHEPPTGFRWYIVPSKNEHHQFEEGMMVTDEPGIYEEGEFGIRIENNLLTVKGEKNKYGQFMHFETLNFVPIDLDGIDPSELTRSEKEWLNEYHKECFEKLSPYMNDEERAWLEEYTREI; from the coding sequence ATGACAGCAGCGGCAGAAAGAATTGCTCAGCTAAGAAAGCTTATGGCAGAGCGAGGTATAGACGCATACGTTATCCCGATGGCAGATTTTCATCAGAGCGAGTATGTAGGCGAACATTTTAAAGCGATTAGATTCGTGACAGGGTTTTCCGGTTCATATGCGACTGTGGCTATTACCAAGGACAAGGCTGGTCTATGGACCGATGGCAGGTACTTTACTCAGGTTCTCACAGAATGTGAGGGCAGTGGCATCGAGCTCATGAAGATGTTTGTTGACGATACACCAGGAACTGTTGAGTGGGTTGCACAGCAAGTCTCTGATGGCGGAAAGGTTGCTTTTGACGGAAGAGTGCTATCGATGGGCGATGGGCAGGCATACGAGGAAGCTTTTGCGGGTAGAAATGTAGAAATTGATTACGAACAGGCTCTAGTCGAGGAAATTTGGAAAGACAGACCGAGGTTATCCGAAGAGCCAGCATGGTTCCTAGAAGAAAAGTATAGCGGAGAAAGCACCGGCAGCAAGCTAAATAGAGTTCGTGAGGAGATGAAGAAAGCTGGAGCAAACATCCATCTGGTTGCATCTCTTGATGATGTAGCATGGCTTCTCAATATGCGTGGCAACGATATTGATTTCTTCCCTCTTGTTCTAGCATATGTAATTGTTAGGGAGGATAGTGCGGATTTATATGTTGAAGAGAAAAAATTAAACGACGACCTCCGCAAGATGCTCAAAGAGAACAATGTAAATGTTCATCCATACAATGATATATATGAGGATGCTAAGAAGGTCGACGCTAGTGCAACAGCGCTGATTGACCCTATGAAGATGAATTACGCACTTTATAAGAATCTACCATGTAAGGTCGTTCAAGGGGCAAATCCTACAATACTTATGAAGGCTATCAAGAATGAAACCGAGATTAGGAATGTCAGAAATGCAGAGCTAAAGGACAGCGTAGCGCTCACAAAGTTCATCTACTGGCTCAAGAATAACTACGACAAGATGAAGATTACCGAGCTCAGCGCCTCCGAGAAGCTGACTCAGCTGAGAAGCGAGCAGGAAGGGTATGTTAGGGATTCCTTTGAACCTCTACATGCATTTGGGGCACATGCTGCGATGATGCACTACTCTCCAACACCAGAGTCTGATGTAGAACTAAAAGGCGGACAGATGCTGCTGTCGGATACAGGTGGTGGCTACCTAGAGGGATCGACAGACATCACTAGAACTACGATTCTTGGCTCAATCAGCGATGAGATGAAAAAGTATTACACTGCTGTATATAAATCCATGCAGCACCTATCGGCAGCAAATTTCCTATATGGAAATCACGGATGGTCACTCGACGTACTCGCTAGACAGCCAATCTGGGACTTGAACAAGGATTTTCAGTGCGGAACTGGACACGGCTTTGGCTACCTCGGCAGTATTCACGAGCCACCAACAGGATTCCGCTGGTACATAGTTCCTTCCAAGAATGAGCACCATCAGTTTGAAGAAGGCATGATGGTAACGGACGAACCTGGAATCTATGAAGAGGGTGAGTTCGGAATTCGTATCGAGAACAACTTGCTCACTGTAAAAGGAGAGAAGAATAAGTACGGACAATTTATGCATTTCGAGACATTGAATTTTGTGCCTATTGATCTCGACGGAATAGATCCATCTGAGCTTACTAGATCCGAGAAGGAATGGCTCAACGAATATCACAAGGAGTGCTTTGAAAAGCTTTCACCATATATGAATGATGAAGAGCGCGCTTGGCTCGAGGAGTATACGAGAGAGATTTAG
- a CDS encoding CvpA family protein, with the protein MVLDIIIVLIFLICALRGKSQGFLESLVRLAAVSGGVIIGILNTDRIRSLLFTLPIDDFMKGKLTKRFNGQEMDLLQFIPKVIRTKFEAFGLDGITTTVNRFTNLSITIISFSLIVSVVWIISSHLRKRIMRGRKSKNLLGTVDSSVGLLFGSIKGAIIIFLLLALMFPLTSLFAPQYIHTLNEQLNNSYIAGYLYDANPLIYFMRRLYI; encoded by the coding sequence ATGGTATTAGATATTATAATTGTATTAATTTTCTTAATATGTGCACTGCGTGGCAAGTCGCAAGGGTTTCTCGAATCCCTTGTCAGACTAGCTGCGGTTTCTGGCGGGGTCATAATTGGCATCCTGAATACGGATAGGATTAGATCACTTCTCTTTACACTCCCTATCGATGATTTTATGAAGGGCAAGCTAACGAAGAGATTCAATGGACAAGAGATGGATTTACTACAGTTCATCCCTAAAGTGATACGCACCAAATTCGAAGCATTTGGTCTTGATGGCATTACTACGACCGTGAATAGATTTACAAATCTCTCCATTACGATTATCTCTTTCTCGCTCATAGTGTCTGTTGTATGGATTATTTCTTCGCACTTAAGAAAAAGGATTATGCGTGGACGTAAGAGCAAAAACTTGCTCGGAACCGTGGACTCAAGTGTTGGACTTCTGTTCGGTTCTATCAAGGGGGCAATCATCATATTTTTGCTCCTTGCCCTCATGTTTCCGCTTACATCGCTGTTTGCACCGCAGTATATTCATACATTAAACGAACAATTAAACAACTCTTATATCGCAGGATACCTTTATGATGCAAACCCATTAATCTACTTTATGCGCAGGTTATATATTTAA